The Gasterosteus aculeatus chromosome 8, fGasAcu3.hap1.1, whole genome shotgun sequence genome has a window encoding:
- the LOC144411390 gene encoding uncharacterized protein LOC144411390: MERPAEDCRILGDNPGVLPICNPSDEVEVGELYVVGEGEFLPQAFFDEEEEEEKEEEEEEEDMEEEDDKSDWESYGSSYHEEEEEEEDEEDPLTQRWPPQSFMTELRRVLSLPLASDVERPDSVGEDKLLPWAFSDEEEEEEEGEVSDWKSDGSSYNSRLYEEELEGMDEEEEEEEDEEDPLTQRWPPQSFMTELRRVLSLPLASDVERPDSVGEDKLLPWAFSDEEEEEEEDEDDPFTQPPQSFTTELQQVLFLPLASDDPVGEGVLVLLPSPNEEEEEEEEEEEEDYEEMAYHLDFGRDLAYYALEADRMLLDMEEEEEDEFEWESDDSGYDSLMFDDEVEGIDWEEEEENEDGPFLLPQPSSHVECPEDASTPVPQMSGVSTKRSRQEDDTGQVSVKRQRIGEEDHVDTAPCTSGQGPSSTKRTREEDYRDSAPSTSGLGAFSTKRTREEDYRDSAPSTSGLGPSSTKRTREEDYRDSAPSTSGLGPSSTKRTREEDYRDSAPSTSGLGPSSTKRTREEDYRDSAPSTSGLTLPTHRRYWQWAPDSDSD; this comes from the coding sequence ATGGAGCGTCCCGCTGAAGACTGCAGGATCCTCGGGGACAACCCCGGTGTTCTCCCCATCTGCAACCCCTCTGATGAGGTAGAGGTAGGTGAGCTTTATGTTGTGGGTGAAGGTGAGTTTCTTCCCCAGGCCTTCTttgacgaggaagaggaagaggaaaaagaagaggaggaagaggaggaagacatggaggaggaagacgacaaGTCCGACTGGGAGAGCTACGGATCTAGCTAccacgaagaagaggaggaggaagaagatgaagaggacccTCTCACCCAGAGGTGGCCACCTCAGAGCTTCATGACGGAGTTGCGACGAGTGCTGTCTCTCCCCCTCGCCTCTGATGTGGAACGTCCGGATTCGGTGGGTGAAGATAAGTTGCTTCCCTGGGCCTTttctgacgaggaggaggaagaagaggagggcgaGGTGTCCGACTGGAAGAGCGACGGATCCAGCTACAACTCCAGGTTGTATGAAGAGGAGCTGGAAGGgatggacgaggaggaagaggaggaagaagatgaagaggacccTCTCACCCAGAGGTGGCCACCTCAGAGCTTCATGACGGAGTTGCGACGAGTGCTGTCTCTCCCCCTGGCCTCTGATGTGGAACGCCCGGATTCTGTGGGTGAAGATAAGCTGCTTCCCTGGGCGTTTTctgacgaggaggaagaagaggaggaagatgaagatgaccCTTTCACACAGCCACCTCAGAGCTTCACGACGGAGTTGCAACAAGTGCTGTTTCTCCCCCTGGCCTCCGATGATCCCGTGGGTGAAGGTGTGTTGGTTCTCCTGCCCTCTCctaacgaggaggaagaggaggaagaggaggaagaggaggaggactatgAAGAGATGGCGTACCATTTGGACTTCGGGAGGGATTTGGCGTACTATGCTCTGGAGGCGGACAGGATGTTActggacatggaggaggaggaggaggacgagttcGAATGGGAGAGCGACGATTCTGGATACGACTCCTTGATGTTTGACGACGAGGTGGAAGGAATAGactgggaggaagaagaggaaaatgaagatgGCCCTTTCTTGCTGCCCCAACCTTCTTCTCACGTGGAGTGTCCTGAAGATGCGTCAACCCCCGTCCCTCAGATGTCAGGAGTGTCCACCAAGAGGAGCAGGCAAGAGGACGACACAGGGCAGGTAAGTGTGAAGAGGCAGAGGATCGGTGAGGAGGACCACGTGGACACAGCCCCTTGTACTTCAGGTCaaggcccctcctccaccaagaggaccagggaagaggactacagggactcagcaccctccacttcaggcctcggcgCCTTttccaccaagaggaccagggaagaggactacagggactcagcaccctccacttcaggcctcggcccctcctccaccaagaggaccagggaagaggactacagggactcagcaccctccacttcaggcctcggcccctcctccaccaagaggaccagggaagaggactacagggactcagcaccctccacttcaggcctcggcccctcctccaccaagaggaccagagaagaggactacagggactcagcaccctccacttcaggcctcaccctccccacacacagaaGATACTGGCAGTGGGCTCCAGACAGCGACTCGGATTGA
- the LOC144411391 gene encoding proteasome assembly chaperone 4-like — protein MRTCTGMSDARNGEASAAITVHNFSERILEQVIHFHVMKLSGGFFLWVGSSPVLSNLAVSMGSRYDSMPLSTLVMGDPSNTAANSMAQRLAKKTKKQVFVSYSLPMTDSNLSLSVEQRIKKEVELHPEHF, from the exons ATGCGCACTTGCACGGGGATGAGCGACGCACGCAACGGAGAGGCGTCTGCGGCCATTACGGTGCACAATTTCTCGGAGAGGATTTTGGAGCAGGTGATACACTTCCACGTGATGAAGCTCAGCGGCGGGTTCTTCCTCTGGGTCGGTTCCAGTCCGGTTCTGTCCAACCTCGCGGTGTCGATGGGCAGCAGATAC GATTCGATGCCATTATCTACATTAGTCATGGGGGACCCATCCAATACCGCTGCTAATTCTATGGCACAGAGATTAG CAAAGAAGACCAAAAAGCAAGTGTTTGTGAGTTACAGTCTTCCGATGACGGACTCCAACCTCAGTCTTTCGGTGGAGCAGAGGATCAAAAAGGAGGTGGAGCTTCACCCTGAACACTTTTGA
- the LOC144411392 gene encoding uncharacterized protein LOC144411392 produces MERPAEDCRILGDNPGVLPICNPSDEVEVGELYVVGEGEFLPLAFFDEEEEEEKEEEEEEEEEEEEEDYEEMAYHLDFGRDLAYYALEADRMLQDMEEEEEDEFEWESDDSGYDSLMFDDEVEGIDWEEEEENEDGPFLLPQPSSHVECPEDASTPVPQMSGVSTKRSRQEDDTGQVSVKRQRIGEEDHVDTAPCTSGQGPSSTKRTREEDYRDSAPSTSGLGAFSTKRTREEDYRDSAPSTSGLGPSSTKRTREEDYRDSAPSTSGLGPSSTKRTREEDYRDSAPSTSGLGPSSTKRTREEDYRNSAPSTSGLGPSSTKRTREEDYRDSAPSTSGLTLPTHRRYWQWAPDSDSD; encoded by the coding sequence ATGGAGCGTCCCGCTGAAGACTGCAGGATCCTCGGCGACAACCCCGGTGTTCTCCCCATCTGCAACCCCTCTGATGAGGTAGAGGTAGGTGAGCTTTATGTTGTGGGTGAAGGTGAGTTTCTTCCCTTGGCCTTCtttgacgaggaggaggaagaggaaaaagaagaggaggaagaggaggaagaggaggaagaggaggaggactatgAAGAGATGGCGTACCATTTGGACTTCGGGAGGGATTTGGCGTACTATGCTCTGGAGGCGGACAGGATGTTAcaggacatggaggaggaggaggaggacgagttcGAATGGGAGAGCGACGATTCTGGATACGACTCCTTGATGTTTGACGACGAGGTGGAAGGAATAGactgggaggaagaagaggaaaatgaagatgGCCCTTTCTTGCTGCCCCAACCTTCTTCTCACGTGGAGTGTCCTGAAGATGCGTCAACCCCCGTCCCTCAGATGTCAGGAGTGTCCACCAAGAGGAGCAGGCAAGAGGACGACACAGGGCAGGTAAGTGTGAAGAGGCAGAGGATTGGTGAGGAGGACCACGTGGACACAGCCCCTTGTACTTCAGGTCaaggcccctcctccaccaagaggaccagggaagaggactacagggactcagcaccctccacttcaggcctcggcgCCTTttccaccaagaggaccagggaagaggactacagggactcagcaccctccacttcaggcctcggcccctcctccaccaagaggaccagggaagaggactacagggactcagcaccctccacttcaggcctcggcccctcctccaccaagaggaccagggaagaggactacagggactcagcaccctccacttcaggcctcggcccctcctccaccaagaggacgagggaagaggactacaggaactcagcaccctccacttcaggcctcggcccctcttccaccaagaggaccagggaagaggactacagggactcagcaccctccacttcaggcctcaccctccccacacacagaaGATACTGGCAGTGGGCTCCAGACAGCGACTCGGATTGA